CTTCTTCCGCTGTCAAAAGATAGGGCGGCCAAATCTCGGCGCACGTTTCTTTACACGTCGGCATCGGTTGATTCAAATCCGGATCAAAAACATACAGCGTTTTACCGATACTGTCGGCAAGAAGCATTTCTCCTTCCGCATTAGTGACTGCAGTTGTCAGCGGAACTCGCGGCGTTGTTCCGTTGGCGAAAACACCCAAGGCGAAAAGTGAAAGTGTGAGTTGAATAACAATAAGTTTAAGAATTTTCATAGGGATCTCCTTTTTTTGTTCAGACATCCTGAGGAGCGAACTCCCTGGCGTCTAAGAAAATCCCTTTGAGATGTGACGAATCAGTTTCCCAAGAGTCGTTTCACAAAACGTCCCTAGTTTTTTTGTGCTTTCTGATAAAGCGGCATCACTTTAGGAATCAAAGCCGCAATGTTTTTAAGACGAGTCTCATCCGCGGGATGCGTGCTTAGGATTTCCGGCGGCTTGCCACCTTGCGAACCCATCTTCTTCCACAAACTTAAAGCTTCGTTCGGATCATAACCCGCGCGCGCCATCAGCTCGACACCGATATCATCGGCTTCGGATTCTTGCCCACGGCTGTGCGGAAGAGTGACCGCCAAAGTCGTTAATTGTTCGGCGTAACCAACGTAAGAAGCATCGACTTTACCGCTTAAGAGAATCGCCTGAAGGCCGACGTTTTTCACGAGCTCCTCTGACATTCTTTCACGGCCGTGCTCACGAAGAGCATGGGCAATCTCGTGACCCATGATCGCGGCGATCTCTCCGTCCGTGAGTTTTAATTTTTCGATGATGCCTGTGTAAAACATGATCTTTCCACCCGGCATACAGAAGGCGTTAAGCTCGGGGGAAGAGACAACGTGGACTTCCCACGCCCACTTTGGCGCTTCCTCACGGAAAATCGCCGTCTGCGGAATGAGGCGCTTGGCGATAACGTTGAGGCGGCGAACCTGATCTGGATTCTTATCCAAGGCACCTTTCTTTTGCGCTTCGGACTTTGTCGCCGTGTAAGCTTGGGCCGACATGGAAATCACTTCTTCGTTCGGAATCAGAAGAAGTTGTCGCCGTTTGACCCCAATCTCCCCTTCTTTGGTAGATGTGGCACAGGACGTAATGATGAGTGTAAGTAAGACTAGCAGAATTCTCATAATGTAAACCTATCAGCACCTTTCCTTAGTAACTACTCTAACGAGCCTCAGTTGGGTTTCAACATCTATAAAGCTTCGGGACTTTGTGACAGCGCTTGTCATTGCCTGCGGCTGAAATAATGTCCACGACTCGGCCTCTTTTCCTTTGAAACAGCGGCTTCTTCATTCTATATTTTCAGGGCTTTTAGCAATCAAAAGACAAAGGACCGACTATGAAGAAAATCAAAGTTGCAAATCCCGTCGTTGAGCTCGACGGCGACGAAATGACAAGAATCATCTGGAAATTCATTAAAGAGAAATTGATTCTTCCTTACCTCGAAATTGATATTAAGTACTTCGACTTGGGCATGGAACATCGTGATGCTACCAACGACCAAGTGACTGTTGACGCTGCAGAAGCGATCAAAAAATACAACGTCGGTATCAAGTGCGCGACCATCACTCCTGACGAAGCTCGCGTTAAAGAATTCAACCTGAAGCAAATGTGGAAATCACCAAACGGCACTATTCGTAACATCTTGGATGGTACTGTTTTCCGTGAACCTATCATCTGCAAAAACGTGCCTCGCTTGGTTCCTAACTGGACAGCGCCAATCTGTATCGGTCGTCACGCTTTCGGTGACCAATACCGCGCGACAGATTTCGTGACTAAAGGCAAAGGCAAGTTGACGATCACTTTCGAAGGTGAAAACGGAGAGAAGATTCAACACGAAGTTTACAACTTCAAAGGTGATGGCGTTGCTCTTGCGATGTACAACACAGACGAATCTATCGCTGGTTTCGCTCGTTCTTGCTTCAACCAAGCTCTTTCTAAGAAATGGCCTTTGTACCTTTCTACTAAGAACACAATCTTGAAAAAGTACGATGGTCGCTTCAAAGACATCTTCGAAGAGATCTATCAAAAAGAATTCAAAGCGAAATTCGACGCTGCCGGCATCACATACGAACACCGTTTGATCGATGACATGGTTGCCTCTGCTTTGAAATGGAATGGTAACTTCGTATGGGCTTGTAAGAACTATGACGGTGACGTTCAGTCTGATACTGTCGCTCAAGGTTTCGGCTCTTTGGGTCTTATGACTTCAGTTCTTGTGACTCCAGACGGAAAAACAATGGAATCTGAAGCTGCTCACGGAACTGTGACTCGTCACTACCGTCAGCACCAACAAGGCAAACCGACTTCTACAAATCCAATCGCTTCTATCTTTGCGTGGACTCGTGGTCTTGAGCACCGTGGAAACTTGGATGGCAACACAGATCTTGTGAAGTTCGCGCAAACTTTGGAAAAAGTTTGTATCGAAACAGTTGAAGCTGGCTTCATGACAAAAGACCTTGCGGTTTGCATCTACGGCGACAAAGTTCCTGCCGATAAATACATGAACACAGAGCCGTTCTTGGCGAAACTCGACGAGAACTTGAAAAAAGCTCTTGCGATGTAATTTGGAATTTTAAATTCTGATTCTCGAAAAGCCTCGGTGAAAACCGGGGCTTTTTTTATTTGGCTCCTGCCTTCTGCAGAATTTGTACGATCTCGTTAAAGTGTTTGCGTTTGGCATGAGCGAGCGCTGTCACGCCATCACCGTCCGGAATATTAGGATCCGCCCCATTCTCAAGAAGGATTTGAATGATCTCTTGATGTTTGGGACCGCCGTTACTAAGAACGACAGCCTCCATCAGAGCTGTCCATCCCAGATTGTTCACGTGATTCACGTCAATCTTTGTTTTTACGAGTTCGCGGACGACGTCAACATGGCCCTTTTCCGCCGCAGGAATAAGAGCTGTTCCTCCGAAGCGGTTGTAGATTTTAAAATTAGGATTCGCTTTTAAAATCATTCGCAGAATAAGAAGACGTCCTTCCGCGCCCGCATACAGCAACGGCGTGTCCTGCTTCTGATCTTGCGCATTCACATCGGCCCCCGCCTCAATCAACAAGCGCGCGATTTCCGCGTCGTTATTTTCAGTCGCAATCATCAAAGGAGTTCGTTTGCGGCTGTCTCTGATCTCGAGCTGAGCTTTATTTTTGATCAATGTCTGAACCAGCTCTTTATTGTGGCTGTTCACGGCATCAATCAATGTTCTCTCTTCAGGTTTTGCCAGCATACTTTTCTCCTTCGATACACCTTGCAATGAGGTGAAGACCATCACTGCTAAAATTAGGAAATTTCGAATTTTCAAAGTCGCCTCTATTGTTTCTTGAATGTTAAGCGAAAGAGCAGCGGTTTTTGAATTGATTATTTACAGATGTGATTTAACAGATTTCAGAGACTGAAAAAAAGCGTTTTCAGTCTCAATTAGAGATGCTTCTGAATTTCTTCATTGAGGCGCTGACTGTCCTCTACAGGCGAACCACGCTCTTCGCGATCAAATGTCGACAGAGCCATGTTCAAGATCGCCTTCATGATTTTGTGCGCATATTCCGATGCCTGCGCGTCATCCTGCGGCCACAGTTTTTCCCCCACAAAGGCGCGAGTGATCGCGAACCACGAATGTTCTTCGTGCATGAGGTTTTCCCAGCGCAGATCGGGCTGCCCTTCGAAGTCGCGCATGCGGGTGAAGTTGTATTGAAAGATCGACATCTCGTGATAGTAAAGAGCAGAAAACATCGCGGACTTGTCTTTTTTTAAGTAAACCGCGAGGACATCAGCGTAAAACTCGGAATAAGAAATGAGAGAGTGAAATCTTTGATAATCACGTGTTTCCGCCAAAGCTCTCAAGTCTGAATGGTAAGCTTCATCTTTTTCTCCCTGAAGCATTTTTAAAGAACGAGCCGAAAGGGAGTCGAACTTCTCCAGCAAAGATGAAAACTCATTCTTGAAGGTACTTCGGATGTACTCGTGAAAAATCGCATGACCGTATTCGTGAGCGGCACACGTTACAAGATTCACGATCGGCATAGGATGTTCAGTCCCGTATTGGCCATAGAAAACCATTCTGTAAGGCAAACGAATCACGTAGCCGTTGTCGAAACTCGCATTGTCCATTGGACCACCGATGACGAGTGTCACTTTCGGAGCGACTCCAAAAATTTTCGCCATGTCATTGAAAGCTTCAGAGACATCACCTGCAAGTTCGCAGTCTGTTTCTTTAAGGAAGTGGACGGCTTGAACGACTCCGCCAACGTTGGGACAAGCCTCTGCGGCATGGGAAGATGGGCTTAATAAAAGGACAAATAAAAAGCTCAACATGTCGCGAATCTTAGACGAGTTGAGCTTTTTCCGAAATAGGTGCGAAAAAATTTCCCTATTTAACTTGTACTCTCAATTTAAACTTACCCACAGAGCGACATGTCGACTCCATAGACACTGTCGAGCATGTCATCTTGCCGCAGCTTAATGAAAGAACCTGGTTGTCTTTGTTAAGTTCTTTGATCTCTTTCTTCCAATCGGCACAAGCCGTTTTCCAGTTCGTACGAGCTTCTTTCAAAAGCGGAGCGGCCTCCCCTTCGATTTCATCCTCATCCGTCACCACTTCGTAAGTGCGGTCGGCGTTTTTGCCTTTTTTAATTTCGATCGTTGTATCGCCCTCCGCCGGGATGTCTTTCACGCCCACAGACTGTGCCTGAGCAAAGAACGGAAGGACCAAAAGCAGAATCAAAATCTTTTTCATAACAAACTCCTTAAGCCCTTTTATCGTAGCACCTTCCCCTGCCATGAAAAGCCCTTCCCTTAACGCGATATAGACGTAAAAAATCACCGGGCACCTTCTTTGGTCCGAATTCTAGCTATGGGACGGTGAGTTATTGCATGTAATGAACCGCGCTGTGATATACACCAACCCGTGGCCGGGTCCCATACAATAGCTCCCTTGACGAATCCCGCTAGGTCCGGAAGGAAGCAACGGTACTCGAGGGACTATGTGATATGGGGTGCTCGGCCACTTTTTTGCGAGGGGTATGCACTTTGTCTTATCAGGTGATTGCACGCAAATGGCGTCCACAATCTTTCACTGACGTTGTCGGGCAAAATCATATTACCCAAACTCTTTCCAATGCCTTGGCGAACGGCCGGCTTCCTCACGCTCTTCTTTTTACGGGTCCTCGTGGTACTGGAAAAACTTCTTCTGCACGTATTCTGGCGAAAGCTCTGCGTTGTCCTAATGCTGTGAACTTTGTTCCTTGTAACGAGTGTGATTCCTGCAAAGAAATCGCTTCTGGTTCCAGCGTTGACGTAATCGAAATCGACGGAGCTTCCAACAACGGTGTTGATGCTATTCGTGAACTTCGCGACACCGTGGCTTTCATGCCTTCCAGCGGGAAATACAAAATCTACATCATCGACGAAGTTCACATGCTTTCAACAAGTGCCTTCAATGCCTTGCTGAAAACTTTGGAAGAGCCGCCTTCTCATGTGATCTTCATCATGGCGACGACCGAAGTTCACAAGATCCCGCAAACGATCTTGTCGCGCTGTCAGCGCTTTGATTTTAGAAGAATTTCTACCCGTCAAATCACGGAAAGACTGAAACTCATCTGCGAGCGCGAAGGCGTACAAGCGGAAGAGGAAGCTCTGTGGGTTGTGGCTCGTCAGGGTGACGGTTCTATGCGCGACTCGCAAAGCTTGCTGGATCAAGTTATTACATTTGCGAATGGCCCGCTAACTCGCGCCAGCGTTGTGGAAATTCTGGGTCTTACAGACCGCGCTCTTCTTTTGGAAACTTTGAACGCATTGATCGAGCGCAACTCGCAAAGTATCATGCAGGTCATCGAAAAAATCGCAGCGGCCGGTTTTGAGCCGCATTTGTTCTCGCAAGATTTGCTTGAGATGATCCGCAATCTTCTTCTTGTGAAAGTTTCTGAGGCGCAGGCAACTCAAATTCTGGAAATGCCAGACTCCGAGATGCAGGCTCTCAGTGAAATGTCGCAACGTCTTTCTGAAGAAGACATTCACATGTTGTTCGACATGGCTCTGAAAGGCGGAAATGATATTCCGCGCGCGCAAGATCCGCGTATTGTTCTTGAGGTCACTCTGCTTCGTATGGCTTCTGCGCCGAAATTGGTGGACTTAAAAACTTTGCTTCAAGGCGGCGTTTCCACCTCTCAAAGCGCAGGTGGGGCCAGGCCCTACACGCCTCCGGTCGCTCCCCCGGTAAAGGGACACAATCGCCTTAAAGAATCGCAAAAAGTGAGTGAAGTCCCAACGGGGCTTGAGAAAATGAAGTCTGCTTTGGAAAACAAACCGAAAGCGACTCCTGTTCAAAATCAAGCTCCGCAAGCTTCTGAGACTGTTGCGAGTGCACCTGCCGCTCCGAAAGTGGCTACAGGCGCAACTCCCGCGGAAAAATGGGTGCATTTTGTAGAGCTTCTTCGTCAAGATGACGCTCTTTTCGCGGCGAAGGTCGAAAATTTACTTTTCGTAAAGGAAGAAGGAAAGCTCCTCAGCCTTGGCGTCCCTCCGAAATTGGCCTTTTTGAAAGAGCAAATGGCCGACACTCAGGTTCGCAAAAAACTGCAAGGATTTATTGATTCATACTGGGGTGCTGGGTATTCTTTTGAGGTATTAATGAGTCGCGATCAGGTCGGAGAATCCGCGCAGGCTTTGCAGCAAAAAAAGCAGCAAGCGGCTGAGGATGACCTTCGCAATAAGATCGCAGAAAACCCTATGGTGAAAGCGGCCCAAGATGTTTTCAAAGGGCAGATTAAATCCATAGTGGAAATTAAGCGCGACGGCGCAGGGAGATAACATGAAAGGCATGCCTGGCGGAATGGCTCAGCTCATGAAGCAAGCCAACCAAATGCAAATGAAGATGAAAAAAGCCCAAGAAGATCTTGCTAAGAAAGAATACGAAGCAACTTCTGGCGGCGGCGCTGTAAAAGTAAAAGTGAACGGCGATCATGCTATCGTTTCTTTGACTATCGATCCTGAAGTTTTGAAAGCTGGCGACGTTGAAATGCTTCAAGACATGGTTATGTCTGCAACTAATGAAGCTATCAAAACAGCTCGCGACACGTCTGCAAAAGAAATGGAAAAAATCACTGGCGGATTGAATATCCCTGGAATGTTCTAGGCGGCCGCGAGGTGTTACATATTTCTGCTTTGGAAAAACTAACCCACGAATTGAGCCGTCTTCCCGGTATCGGGCCGAAGACTGCTCAACGCTTGGCTTATTTTATTCTTAAGACGAACAATGATTTTCCAGAGCGCCTCAGTGAAGCTCTTTTGCGTGTAAAGGCCGAGGTGCACGATTGCCCTCAATGCTTTAACTACACCGACACCGATCTTTGCCGTTATTGCGAAGACCCTCACCGTTCGGATGAGGTTCTTTGTGTGGTGGAAGAACCTGCGGATATCATGAGAATTGAGTCTTCAGGAGCTTTCCGCGGTCGTTACCATGTTTTGCATGGCGCGATTTCTCCTCTAGAAGGCATCGGTCCTCAAGATCTTAAAATCAAAGAACTGATCGACCGTGTTGATGCCGGCTTGAACGGCGATGGTCCCGTGATCAAGGAAATCATCCTGGCTTTGGATGCCGACCTTGAGGGTGACACGACGATTTTGTACCTAGCGAAGCAACTTCAAGGCAAAGGTTTGAAACTTTCTCGCATTGCCCATGGAGTTCCTATTGGCAGCGACATCGATTTCATAGATGATAGAACTATGGGTCGTGCCCTGCAAAATAGAGTGGAGCTGTAATGTCCTTTATTAACTACAATGCTAAAGAGATTCACTGCAAAGTCGTGTATTACGGTCCTTCCTTGGGCGGTAAAACTACGAACATTCAGTGGGTTTATCAAAAAACGGCGGAGGATCAAAAGTCCAAGCTCGTGGCATTGAATACGGATATTGAGCGTACTCTGTTTTTTGACTTCCTGCCTTTGAATGTCGGCGACATTCGTGGCTTTAAAACACGCTTTCACCTTTACACAGTTCCGGGTCAGGTCGTTTACGATGCTTCCCGTAAGCTGATTTTAAAAGGTTTGGATGGCGTTATTTTCGTGGCGGACTCACAAATCGAGCGTATGGATGAAAACCTCGAGTCTCTTCGTAATCTGGAGAGAAACTTGGAACAACAGGGCTATGACATTCGTGAGATTCCTTTGATCATGCAATACAACAAGCGTGATCTTCCTAACGTGGCTTCTTTGGCAGAGCTTAGAAGCGCTTTAAATCCTTACAACGCTCCTGAAATCGAAGGTTGCGCTTCAGAAGGCAAAGGCGTTTTCGAGTCCTTGAAGACCGTTTCCAAGTCGATTATCAACGTCCTTAAGGGCGGAACGACTCTTTAAACTTTCCTCGGATATCTAGGCACTTTATGGCTAGTCAAAAGGACTAGTACGAGTTATATGAGCCCCGAGAGCTTATCTTTCCGCGTATAATGGACGATGGTTCTGCATGAGGTGATTATGTCTTACGATATTGCTGCTGATATTCAGCGTCTGAAAAAAGAAAAAAATGCGGTGATCCTCGCGCACTATTACGAGGATGGCGACATTCAAGACGTTGCAGATTATGTCGGTGATAGTTTCTATCTGGCAAAGATGGGTCAACAAGTTCAGCAAGATGTGATCTTGCTTGCCGGTGTTGTCTTCATGGCGGAAAGCGTGAAGATTCTAAATCCTTCTAAAAAAGTTCTGGTGCCTGAATTGGAAGCGAGCTGCTCTCTTGTGAAGGGTGCTCCTTATGACAAGTACCTGGCTTGGCGTCGTCAACATCCAGATGCCGTCGCGGTGACTTACATTAACTCTTCTGCGGAAGTGAAATCCATCTCTGACGTGATTATTACTTCTTCCAATGCTCAGCAAATCGTCGAGTCTATCCCGAAAGATCGTAAAATTTTGTTCGGTCCCGATCAACACTTGGGTCGCTGGTTGTCTAAGAAACTCAATCGTGAATTCGTTTTGTGGCCTGGGGCTTGTGAGGTTCACGTTTTGTTCAACGCCAAGAAATTGTACGAGTTGATTGCGCAACATCCTGACGCTGTCGTGATCGCACATCCTGAGTGTGACGAATCCGTTTTGCAACATGCTTCCGTGATTGGTTCGACATCCCGCTTGCTTGAAGAAGTTGAAAAAAATCCCGCGAAGAAATTTATCGTCGCGACAGAAACCGGCATCTTCCATCAAATGCAAAAGAAGCGTCCTGATGTCGAGTTGATTCAAGCTCCTGTTTTGGATGCGGGTTGCTCTTGCAACAACTGTCCTTACATGAAGATGAACTCCATGGAAAAAATCAAACGTGCTCTTGAAAGCTTCAATCCTGAAGTGAGCTTGCAAGAAGATCTGCGTTTGAAGGCCAAAGTCTCTTTAGATCGTATGATGGATATCACAAGCGGCAAGCCTGTTTCTTGGCCTGCGGAATTCACCGTTTAATTTTCGAGAGGACTCGAGCTATGACACTTTCCCAAAGCGTTATCGAGTCCTTGCAAAAAAGTCTGCGCTGTCCTGATCTGCAAGTTTTTATGAAACCGGAATGGGGCAGCCATAATCCACAACATCGCACATTGATCCGTGAAGAGATCAAATTCCTGCTGCAAGGGCGTTGTCTTTATTCTTCGATTTCTCACTGTCACGGAATGGGTTTGGTGGCGATTTCTTCTTTTCCTGTAGGCGTTGATATCGAAATTACGGACCGCGTTCAGGATCGCGTAATGGCGCGAGTTTCTTCACAGGAAGAGTTTCAGGCGGCCCCCTCATCAGCGTCTTTATGGTGCGCCAAAGAAGCGTGTTTTAAAGCGCTTCGTCCCTTCCAACAGCCCTCGGTGATTTCGCAAATTACTGTAGGGGCTTGGGAAAAAATTGATTCTCAGACTGAGACATATCGTCTTTCAAACTCTTCAGACTTCGCTGCTCCCTCTGAAAATAGAGGTGTTGTGCTGCGAGTTCCAGAGCACACTATCAGCTTTTTTGTTTTTCCCTCTTAACTTTGGTCTGGTCCTGCCGAAGAGTTTATTAACTGATGTTAATGTACTTGTTCTAGAAGGTAGGTGACCAATGGGAAGTGCAAAATACAACCGCAGAGTGGCTCCACGGAAAGAAGTCTCTCCCATTCATATTTCTTATCTCACGTCTTTGGATGACTTCGCAAAAATCGCGAAGAACTGTGAGATTGTCGAAGCCTCTTCGACGGGTCTTTTGTTGCTGATTAAACGCGACGACTTGATCCCGACGGCTCTTCGTAAAAATCTGACCTTAGATGTTTTGATTGGCGACCGCGTCTTCATGCATCTTGAAGAAATGAATATCGAAATCTCCGGTGTGATTACACGCACGCAGCTGCTTGGTAAGAAAGGTTTCTACGTGGCGGTGGACTACTCGGATGAAGCTCCTGAGTATTGGAGAGAATGTCTGATGGATCTTCTCCCTAAGCCAGGTGAGTTGGACTAATACTTAATGGCAGTTTAAAAAGAAAAAGCTCGGGTCATTCCGGGCTTTTTTATTTTAGTTACAACGGCAAGTGTAATAGAGCCTGTTGTCGGTATCACAGTCATAAGAAATCAATGTCGCTGAATCCGAAGAACAGTAAGCAACCTGATTGTTTGCGCATTGCTGATTCGCCAAAGCCAGACACTGCGGATCTGACGTATCTGTCGGCGAACCATACACGATGCCGTCAAAAGTATTTCCCGCACAAGAGTTGAGCGTATTGTTTGCATTCGTACAGCAAGCCTGGGTGTTACAAGCTTGCGACGTCTGAGCGACTCCGCACACCGCTGGGTTTGAAGGAGTGCACACTTGCGACAATGTCGAAGATCCACACACGGCATCCGAACTCGGAGTGCATGATTGAGATTGCGAAGGTTTTCCTCCGCCACAGTAGAAATCCGTCACGACTTGATTTTTATCGTTTTCGCAGCTCACGGTTCTATTCTGCGAGCCGCTGTTGGCGGTCTTATCACAAGTTGCTGTTCGGGTTTGTGAACCGCTGTTCGCCGTAAAGTTGCAAGTGGCACTGCGAGTTTGCGTTCCGCCTCCACAAGAGACTGAACAGGCTCCCCATGCGCCATAGCTCCATGAACCGGATCCTCCGGCGCAAGAGCTCCAGGCTGAGTAGTTCCACGTTCCTGTGCCACCGCTGCACGAACCCCATGCTCCGGAATCCCATGAATAGCGAATAAGGTGATGAAAATACGGCGTGAATCCCTGGGCGTAGGCATTCACTTCGCAAAAAAGGGTCACACTAAGGAGCAAAGCCTGTAGTCCACGAAACATAGACTATGCCTCCGTGCCGCACGAACGAATACAACGAGTGAGTTCCCGCCGTTGTCGGACCATTGGGTGGATAGAAATAAAAACTCAAGCCCGCATGAGCGAAAGTGCAAGTTCCTGAGGTGCCTCCCCGCACGCTGATCTGATAAGAAGCTCCATCGAGCATGTTTGAGAGTGCGAAAGCTCCGCAGCTGGCTGTTGTGTATTGAACGTTTCCATTGTTGAAATCAAAACTCGTTGCCGCATTGTTGTTGAAAATGCCTGCTGCCGCTTGTTTGGTCAGAACTAAATTACCGCTGCCATCGAGTTTTGGAATTTTGTTAGCCGTCGTGCCGGTATCGACCGCGACAACTCCCGAAGACACAGTCAACCCCGAACCGACCTGCATAATACCTTTTTCGGAAGTCGTGGCTTCCGGAAGCTGAGATGCCGGGAAGCTTCCCGAAATTTTTGATGCCGAAATGGAGCCTGAGATTTGCGTCTCTGTAACCGAGATGTTCGTGCAGCTAAAGCCACCGACAGGAGAAATAAAAATCAATGTTTGTGAAGCCGAACAGACTGGAATTTGTGAATAAGGAACTTTTGCATCTACAGACGTTTGCAATCCACTTAGCGTTGACGAAAGATTTGTGACATCCGCGATGGCGAGCTGCGCGCTTAACCAGTTCGAGCCATTGTACTTCATAAAGTGTCCCGATGTCGGGGTTGTTGCAGACACGCTCACTCCCTGAATTCTGGTCACCGTCGGATTGGGATAGTTTCCGCTTAAGTCTCCACTGGCTGTTCCCGTCGGTGGACGAGCATCGCTGAAACGCGAATCCTCTTCGCAGGCAAAGTTTGCGCCGTCGAATGTGAGATACTGGCCCGGCGTACATGAAGTGACGGAACTTTTTTGCACGAAATCTCCCGGAAGTTTGTCACCCAGTTTTTCGGCGGAAAGAGAGTATGCAGAAAATGGAACCGAGCGTATTTCATTCGCAGGAGAAATCACCTTCCATCCCGAGCCGTCATGAAACTGCACTTTCAGCAAACGCGTGTCGCCGGAAGCTGCGTTGTATGTCGAGCCGCCATAACAATCATGCGTGAAGGAATTCTTAAAAGCATCGAGAAGTGAAAATGTCGGCGACAACGGATACAGCTTAGTTCCCGTTCCAATCGGTACGTCAAAAACCCCATGGGAGTTAATCATATTCACGCCGTCTTTTTGCTCGCGATAAATCACACAAGTGCCCAGAGGATTTGTGATCTCAAAAAGGAAGCTGACGTTTCCGTGTTCTAACGGAGCGCCCGTTTCTTTTACGATGCGACCTTGATACGTCAGAGTGCCCGGCGAGGCTTGCGCTGAAAGAAAACCAAACACAAAGACAAAGACGAACGAAATATGTGTCATATCCGTTCTTGTCGGTTCGAGGATTATTCAATTAAGGGTGAAAACAATATTCTCTTTAAAAAAACGAGCGCACTCTTTGCGTGATTCAAGCTTCTGTTAGGATTTCGTTAGACCCCTCAAGTTCCAGAGAACTCTGCCGGGACCTACGCAAGCTCCACAAATTGAGGCAGACCTTTTTCAGAAACAAGAACCACTGAATAATGTGGAGGCAGGAACCAACTGATCGCCTCTGCAATTCCCTGGTGTTCTTTCTGTGGCGGATTGCCGAGTGATTCAAGAGAGAATGCAAGATCGTAGTGTTTGCGATCCATGCTCATCACAAGAATGCGCGGGCGCAAAACTCCTTGATCGCGGAAAAACTCTTTCAAGATATTGCGCACATACTGCGGAAGATAGTGAGGTGCCGGAGGACCCGCATGCAGCTTTTGTCCTTCAGAAATTTCCACAGTACCCACGGGAGCTTCGTCGGCCGTTTTGTAAAACAAGCCTGTCTCTTTGAAGTGCCAAAGCATTCCGTAAGTAAAAACGAAATCAGGGTAGGACTTGCGAGGATTGATCACAAGACCAATGCCCTTCATCGCCAACCATTGCATAATTTTGTTCGCAGGCTCTGTCGCATCTTCGGAAGTTTCCGCCAACAGATAAGGCCATCCGTCAGGCCCTTTTTGCGGAGCTTCCGCGAGGAGTTTCAGATTGCTTTGCGTGATGGACAT
This region of Bdellovibrio sp. 22V genomic DNA includes:
- a CDS encoding M48 family metallopeptidase, with translation MRILLVLLTLIITSCATSTKEGEIGVKRRQLLLIPNEEVISMSAQAYTATKSEAQKKGALDKNPDQVRRLNVIAKRLIPQTAIFREEAPKWAWEVHVVSSPELNAFCMPGGKIMFYTGIIEKLKLTDGEIAAIMGHEIAHALREHGRERMSEELVKNVGLQAILLSGKVDASYVGYAEQLTTLAVTLPHSRGQESEADDIGVELMARAGYDPNEALSLWKKMGSQGGKPPEILSTHPADETRLKNIAALIPKVMPLYQKAQKN
- a CDS encoding NADP-dependent isocitrate dehydrogenase encodes the protein MKKIKVANPVVELDGDEMTRIIWKFIKEKLILPYLEIDIKYFDLGMEHRDATNDQVTVDAAEAIKKYNVGIKCATITPDEARVKEFNLKQMWKSPNGTIRNILDGTVFREPIICKNVPRLVPNWTAPICIGRHAFGDQYRATDFVTKGKGKLTITFEGENGEKIQHEVYNFKGDGVALAMYNTDESIAGFARSCFNQALSKKWPLYLSTKNTILKKYDGRFKDIFEEIYQKEFKAKFDAAGITYEHRLIDDMVASALKWNGNFVWACKNYDGDVQSDTVAQGFGSLGLMTSVLVTPDGKTMESEAAHGTVTRHYRQHQQGKPTSTNPIASIFAWTRGLEHRGNLDGNTDLVKFAQTLEKVCIETVEAGFMTKDLAVCIYGDKVPADKYMNTEPFLAKLDENLKKALAM
- the dnaX gene encoding DNA polymerase III subunit gamma/tau, producing the protein MSYQVIARKWRPQSFTDVVGQNHITQTLSNALANGRLPHALLFTGPRGTGKTSSARILAKALRCPNAVNFVPCNECDSCKEIASGSSVDVIEIDGASNNGVDAIRELRDTVAFMPSSGKYKIYIIDEVHMLSTSAFNALLKTLEEPPSHVIFIMATTEVHKIPQTILSRCQRFDFRRISTRQITERLKLICEREGVQAEEEALWVVARQGDGSMRDSQSLLDQVITFANGPLTRASVVEILGLTDRALLLETLNALIERNSQSIMQVIEKIAAAGFEPHLFSQDLLEMIRNLLLVKVSEAQATQILEMPDSEMQALSEMSQRLSEEDIHMLFDMALKGGNDIPRAQDPRIVLEVTLLRMASAPKLVDLKTLLQGGVSTSQSAGGARPYTPPVAPPVKGHNRLKESQKVSEVPTGLEKMKSALENKPKATPVQNQAPQASETVASAPAAPKVATGATPAEKWVHFVELLRQDDALFAAKVENLLFVKEEGKLLSLGVPPKLAFLKEQMADTQVRKKLQGFIDSYWGAGYSFEVLMSRDQVGESAQALQQKKQQAAEDDLRNKIAENPMVKAAQDVFKGQIKSIVEIKRDGAGR
- a CDS encoding YbaB/EbfC family nucleoid-associated protein — translated: MKGMPGGMAQLMKQANQMQMKMKKAQEDLAKKEYEATSGGGAVKVKVNGDHAIVSLTIDPEVLKAGDVEMLQDMVMSATNEAIKTARDTSAKEMEKITGGLNIPGMF
- the recR gene encoding recombination mediator RecR, giving the protein MLHISALEKLTHELSRLPGIGPKTAQRLAYFILKTNNDFPERLSEALLRVKAEVHDCPQCFNYTDTDLCRYCEDPHRSDEVLCVVEEPADIMRIESSGAFRGRYHVLHGAISPLEGIGPQDLKIKELIDRVDAGLNGDGPVIKEIILALDADLEGDTTILYLAKQLQGKGLKLSRIAHGVPIGSDIDFIDDRTMGRALQNRVEL
- a CDS encoding ADP-ribosylation factor-like protein; amino-acid sequence: MSFINYNAKEIHCKVVYYGPSLGGKTTNIQWVYQKTAEDQKSKLVALNTDIERTLFFDFLPLNVGDIRGFKTRFHLYTVPGQVVYDASRKLILKGLDGVIFVADSQIERMDENLESLRNLERNLEQQGYDIREIPLIMQYNKRDLPNVASLAELRSALNPYNAPEIEGCASEGKGVFESLKTVSKSIINVLKGGTTL
- the nadA gene encoding quinolinate synthase NadA, producing MSYDIAADIQRLKKEKNAVILAHYYEDGDIQDVADYVGDSFYLAKMGQQVQQDVILLAGVVFMAESVKILNPSKKVLVPELEASCSLVKGAPYDKYLAWRRQHPDAVAVTYINSSAEVKSISDVIITSSNAQQIVESIPKDRKILFGPDQHLGRWLSKKLNREFVLWPGACEVHVLFNAKKLYELIAQHPDAVVIAHPECDESVLQHASVIGSTSRLLEEVEKNPAKKFIVATETGIFHQMQKKRPDVELIQAPVLDAGCSCNNCPYMKMNSMEKIKRALESFNPEVSLQEDLRLKAKVSLDRMMDITSGKPVSWPAEFTV